The segment CTTTGCGGGCATCGGCGGCGCTCGCCACGCTCTCGTCCAGGCACAGCGGCGTGGCCAGGCGGCCCTGGAGTGTCGCGTGATCCACCAGGTCATCCCACGCCAGCGGCTGTTCGATGTACGTCAGCCCGAACGCGTCGAGCGCCCGTAGCCGGCCCGTGTCGGCCAGCGTGTACGCCGAGTTCGCGTCCACCGTCAGGCGGATGTCCGGGAAGGCTTCCCGCACGGCACGCACCGGCTGCACGTCCCAGCCAGGTTTGATCTTCAACTTGATCCGCCGGTAGCCCTGCTCCACATGGCGGCGCACCACGTCCACGGTCGCCGCCTCGTCCGCCTGGATGCCCAGGCTCACGCCCACTTCCACACTGTCCTTGCGGCCGCCCAATAGCGTGCCCAGCGGAACGTTCAGCATCCGCGCCCACAGATCCCACGCGGCCATCTCGACCATGGCGCGCGCCATGCGGTTCCCGCGGAACGACCCCAGGGCGTCCTCCAGCGCCTCGGGATTCGCGAAGGTACGGCCCAGGATGCGCGGCAGGAACACCTCGCGCAGCAGGTGCAACCCGCCCGCAATCGTTTCCTCACGGTACATGGGCGCAAATTCCATGGTGCCTTCCGACAGGCCCTGCACTCCATCGCCGTGCAGCACCAGCAAGGGCACGATCTTCTCGGTCTGCACGCCGAAACTCGTCTCGA is part of the Deinococcus sp. KSM4-11 genome and harbors:
- the menC gene encoding o-succinylbenzoate synthase, with amino-acid sequence MLRIHAAELMVVRLPLKFRFETSFGVQTEKIVPLLVLHGDGVQGLSEGTMEFAPMYREETIAGGLHLLREVFLPRILGRTFANPEALEDALGSFRGNRMARAMVEMAAWDLWARMLNVPLGTLLGGRKDSVEVGVSLGIQADEAATVDVVRRHVEQGYRRIKLKIKPGWDVQPVRAVREAFPDIRLTVDANSAYTLADTGRLRALDAFGLTYIEQPLAWDDLVDHATLQGRLATPLCLDESVASAADARKGLALDAGRVINVKVARVGGHAEARRVHDIAQAFGAPVWCGGMLESGVGRAHNIHLSTLPGFTLPGDTSSASRYWETDVVNEPLEAHDGLMPVPTGPGIGVTLNREFVESIAEVQEEFHP